The following coding sequences lie in one Hippopotamus amphibius kiboko isolate mHipAmp2 chromosome 7, mHipAmp2.hap2, whole genome shotgun sequence genomic window:
- the DENND6B gene encoding protein DENND6B isoform X1 — protein sequence MRCQGPAHQEFGFCARNAGSNWFRTPQSAQDVCGQGGPTDVGAQEPADEAGVRQEGGQGCAPPLSRGPGSAALGNSPLSAPTDPRSPRSQRRPGGPGCRLLPQASASFQLQLPHCRLKTLSIFRTTEGPKELFIWCTPATSGSRTRRKAASATCPSPTPTQCGGQRRPWHTDDRHCDRGAPASLQREPAHYFGYVYFRQVKDSSLKRGYFQKGPQGLGRHLTGPRALQSLVLVSRLPFVRLFQALLGLVAPEFFDKLAPCLEAACREIDQWPAPVPGRTLNLPVMGVVLQVRLAGWGGMARCLSTPTPPAAASFVPRYTSHPGQTGLNPVLQSSAATRTCYRPRWSLPAPMSWTCSGASGRCWRTCSCCGSSCCWGSRCWSWHPRPPCPRRWCWPWPGGSGRRVRGVARHQPCSLTGPAGPPAAACSPSSSAATTAPTSPSTTASSRSSPRARRPPLAPHPPCRGAQDVRGPSQAGQTEKALEAEDPGHQARSVPLLSSRDPETGLGVGWGRQMCWHRQREGSALPPCPPQASTPRTRPTSTETRPCSDGCLRYRWGGAHQGAGHCARHVKGAQPGRCGSALAPQGLQKKRPSDAQTAVLRRHLLELTQSFIIPLEHYMASLMPLQKSIAPWKTPPQIRPFRQDDFLRSLEHAGPQLTCVLKGDWLGLYRPARGGCLLPPNRRFFKSPHFDGWYRQRHKEMAQKLEALHLEAICEAVRGLGGGAPGREGTGPEAGEGLGQGCPLSSPQNIEIWMKDKSEVEVVDLVLKLQERLVRAQGHQLPVKEATLKRARLYIETVIGSLPKDLQVVLCPP from the exons ATGCGATGTCAGGGTCCTGCCCACCAGGAGTTTGGGTTCTGTGCTAGAAACGCAGGGAGTAACTGGTTCAGGACCCCCCAGAGCGCACAGGATGTGTGTGGGCAGGGAGGTCCCACCGACGTGGGTGCACAGGAGCCTGCAGACGAGGCAGGGGTCAGACAGGAGGGCGGGCAAGGCTGTGCACCTCCGCTGAGCAGAGGGCCTGGCTCTGCTGCCCTCGGAAACTCTCCTCTCAGCGCCCCCACCGAcccgagaagcccacgcagccAGCGGAGGCCggggggcccaggctgcaggctcctccCCCAGGCGTCCGCGTCCTTCCAGCTGCAGCTCCCGCACTGCCGTCTCAAGACCCTTTCAATCTTCAGAACTACTGAGGGCCCCAAGGAGCTTTTTAT CTGGTGTACCCCAGCGACTTCCGGCTCACGGACAAGGAG AAAAGCAGCATCTGCTACCTGTCCTTCCCCGACTCCCACTCAG TGTGGAGGGCAGAGGCGCCCCTGGCACACGGATGACAGGCACTGTGACCGTGGGGCCCCCGCGTCTCTGCAG AGGGAGCCTGCGCACTACTTTGGCTACGTGTACTTCAGGCAGGTGAAGGACAGCTCGCTGAAGAGGGGCTACTTCCAGAAG GGTCCCCAGGGGCTGGGGCGCCATCTCACCGGCCCTCGGGCCCTGCAGTCTCTGGTGCTGGTGTCCCGCCTGCCCTTCGTCCGGCTGTTCCAGGCGCTGCTGGGCCTGGTCGCCCCCGAGTTCTTCGAcaagctggcaccctgcctggaaGCGG CCTGCAGGGAGATCGACCAGTGGCCGGCGCCCGTGCCGGGGCGGACACTCAACCTGCCTGTCATGGGAGTCGTCCTCCAGGTGCGGCTGGCCGGCTGGGGTGGGATGGCCCGGTGCCTGTCGACACCCACCCCTCCAGCAGCTGCTTCCTTCGTCCCCAGGTACACATCCCATCCCGGGCAGACAGGCCTGAATCCGGTTCTCCAAAGCAGTGCGGCCACGAG aaccTGCTACCGGCCCCGGTGGTCCTTACCAGCACCCATGAGCTGGACCTGTTCAG GTGCTTCCGGCCGGTGCTGGCGCACGTGCAGCTGCTGTGGGAGCTCATGCTGCTGGGGGAGCCGCTGCTGGTCCTGGCACCCTCGCCCGCCGTGTCCTCGGAGATGGTGCTGGCCTTGGCCAGGTGGGTCGGGCCGCCGTGTGAGAGGGGTGGCCCGGCACCAGCCCTGCTCGCTCACGGGCCCCGCGGGCCCCCCCGCAGCTGCCTGCAGCCCCTCAAGTTCTGCTGCGACTACCGCCCCTACTTCACCGTCCACGACAGCGAGTTCAAGGAGTTCTCCACGCGCACGCAGGCCCC cactggccccacatcctccgtGTCGGGGAGCCCAAGATGTCAG GGGACCTTCCCAAGCAGGTCAAACTGAAAAAGCCCTCGAGGCTGAAGACCCTGGACACCAAGCCAGGTCTgtgcccctcctctcctcccggGACCCAGAGACGggccttggggtggggtggggcaggcagatGTGCTGGCACCGCCAAAGGGAGGGGAGCGCGCTaccaccctgccctccccaggcctctACACCGCGTACACGGCCCACCTCCACCGAGACAAGGCCCTGCTCAGACGGCTGCTTAAGGTACCGCTGGGGGGGGGCACACCAGGGGGCGGGACACTGTGCTCGGCATGTGAAGGGGGCGCAGCCGGGGCGCTGTGGCTCAGCCCTCGCCCCCCAGGGCCTGCAGAAGAAGCGGCCGTCGGACGCGCAGACCGCGGTGCTGAGGCGGCACCTCCTGGAGCTCACGCAGAGCTTCATCATCCCGCTG GAGCACTACATGGCCAGCCTCATGCCCCTGCAGAAGAGCATCGCGCCCTGGAAG ACCCCTCCCCAGATCCGCCCCTTCCGCCAGGATGACTTCCTACGCAGCCTGGAGCACGCGGGGCCGCAGCTCACCTGCGTCCTCAAGGGCGACTGGCTGGGCCTCTACAG GCCAGCCCGCGGCGGCTGCCTCTTGCCCCCAAACAGGCGGTTTTTCAAGTCCCCGCATTTTGATGGCTGGTACCGGCAGCGGCACAAGGAGATGGCCCAGAAGCTGGAAGCGCTGCACCTCGAGGCCATCTGCGAGGCGGtgagggggctgggcgggggagCGCCGGGCAGGGAGGGCACAGGCCCAGAGGCGGGCGAGGGCCTCGGTCAGGGATGCCCCCTCTCGTCCCCGCAGAACATCGAGATCTGGATGAAGGACAAGTCTGAGGTAGAGGTCGTGGATCTGGTCCTGAAACTCCAGGAGAGGCTG GTTCGAGCACAGGGCCACCAGCTCCCCGTGAAGGAGGCAACGCTGAAGCGGGCGCGGCTGTACATCGAGACGGTCATTGGCTCTCTGCCCAAGGACCTGCAGGTCGTCCTGTGCCCTCCCTAG
- the DENND6B gene encoding protein DENND6B isoform X11, which produces MRCQGPAHQEFGFCARNAGSNWFRTPQSAQDVCGQGGPTDVGAQEPADEAGVRQEGGQGCAPPLSRGPGSAALGNSPLSAPTDPRSPRSQRRPGGPGCRLLPQASASFQLQLPHCRLKTLSIFRTTEGPKELFIWCTPATSGSRTRRKAASATCPSPTPTQCGGQRRPWHTDDRHCDRGAPASLQREPAHYFGYVYFRQVKDSSLKRGYFQKGPQGLGRHLTGPRALQSLVLVSRLPFVRLFQALLGLVAPEFFDKLAPCLEAACREIDQWPAPVPGRTLNLPVMGVVLQVRLAGWGGMARCLSTPTPPAAASFVPRYTSHPGQTGLNPVLQSSAATRTCYRPRWSLPAPMSWTCSGASGRCWRTCSCCGSSCCWGSRCWSWHPRPPCPRRWCWPWPGGSGRRVRGVARHQPCSLTGPAGPPAAACSPSSSAATTAPTSPSTTASSRSSPRARRPPLAPHPPCRGAQDVRGPSQAGQTEKALEAEDPGHQARSVPLLSSRDPETGLGVGWGRQMCWHRQREGSALPPCPPQASTPRTRPTSTETRPCSDGCLRYRWGGAHQGAGHCARHVKGAQPGRCGSALAPQGLQKKRPSDAQTAVLRRHLLELTQSFIIPLEHYMASLMPLQKSIAPWKTPPQIRPFRQDDFLRSLEHAGPQLTCVLKGDWLGLYRRFFKSPHFDGWYRQRHKEMAQKLEALHLEAICEANIEIWMKDKSEVEVVDLVLKLQERLVRAQGHQLPVKEATLKRARLYIETVIGSLPKDLQVVLCPP; this is translated from the exons ATGCGATGTCAGGGTCCTGCCCACCAGGAGTTTGGGTTCTGTGCTAGAAACGCAGGGAGTAACTGGTTCAGGACCCCCCAGAGCGCACAGGATGTGTGTGGGCAGGGAGGTCCCACCGACGTGGGTGCACAGGAGCCTGCAGACGAGGCAGGGGTCAGACAGGAGGGCGGGCAAGGCTGTGCACCTCCGCTGAGCAGAGGGCCTGGCTCTGCTGCCCTCGGAAACTCTCCTCTCAGCGCCCCCACCGAcccgagaagcccacgcagccAGCGGAGGCCggggggcccaggctgcaggctcctccCCCAGGCGTCCGCGTCCTTCCAGCTGCAGCTCCCGCACTGCCGTCTCAAGACCCTTTCAATCTTCAGAACTACTGAGGGCCCCAAGGAGCTTTTTAT CTGGTGTACCCCAGCGACTTCCGGCTCACGGACAAGGAG AAAAGCAGCATCTGCTACCTGTCCTTCCCCGACTCCCACTCAG TGTGGAGGGCAGAGGCGCCCCTGGCACACGGATGACAGGCACTGTGACCGTGGGGCCCCCGCGTCTCTGCAG AGGGAGCCTGCGCACTACTTTGGCTACGTGTACTTCAGGCAGGTGAAGGACAGCTCGCTGAAGAGGGGCTACTTCCAGAAG GGTCCCCAGGGGCTGGGGCGCCATCTCACCGGCCCTCGGGCCCTGCAGTCTCTGGTGCTGGTGTCCCGCCTGCCCTTCGTCCGGCTGTTCCAGGCGCTGCTGGGCCTGGTCGCCCCCGAGTTCTTCGAcaagctggcaccctgcctggaaGCGG CCTGCAGGGAGATCGACCAGTGGCCGGCGCCCGTGCCGGGGCGGACACTCAACCTGCCTGTCATGGGAGTCGTCCTCCAGGTGCGGCTGGCCGGCTGGGGTGGGATGGCCCGGTGCCTGTCGACACCCACCCCTCCAGCAGCTGCTTCCTTCGTCCCCAGGTACACATCCCATCCCGGGCAGACAGGCCTGAATCCGGTTCTCCAAAGCAGTGCGGCCACGAG aaccTGCTACCGGCCCCGGTGGTCCTTACCAGCACCCATGAGCTGGACCTGTTCAG GTGCTTCCGGCCGGTGCTGGCGCACGTGCAGCTGCTGTGGGAGCTCATGCTGCTGGGGGAGCCGCTGCTGGTCCTGGCACCCTCGCCCGCCGTGTCCTCGGAGATGGTGCTGGCCTTGGCCAGGTGGGTCGGGCCGCCGTGTGAGAGGGGTGGCCCGGCACCAGCCCTGCTCGCTCACGGGCCCCGCGGGCCCCCCCGCAGCTGCCTGCAGCCCCTCAAGTTCTGCTGCGACTACCGCCCCTACTTCACCGTCCACGACAGCGAGTTCAAGGAGTTCTCCACGCGCACGCAGGCCCC cactggccccacatcctccgtGTCGGGGAGCCCAAGATGTCAG GGGACCTTCCCAAGCAGGTCAAACTGAAAAAGCCCTCGAGGCTGAAGACCCTGGACACCAAGCCAGGTCTgtgcccctcctctcctcccggGACCCAGAGACGggccttggggtggggtggggcaggcagatGTGCTGGCACCGCCAAAGGGAGGGGAGCGCGCTaccaccctgccctccccaggcctctACACCGCGTACACGGCCCACCTCCACCGAGACAAGGCCCTGCTCAGACGGCTGCTTAAGGTACCGCTGGGGGGGGGCACACCAGGGGGCGGGACACTGTGCTCGGCATGTGAAGGGGGCGCAGCCGGGGCGCTGTGGCTCAGCCCTCGCCCCCCAGGGCCTGCAGAAGAAGCGGCCGTCGGACGCGCAGACCGCGGTGCTGAGGCGGCACCTCCTGGAGCTCACGCAGAGCTTCATCATCCCGCTG GAGCACTACATGGCCAGCCTCATGCCCCTGCAGAAGAGCATCGCGCCCTGGAAG ACCCCTCCCCAGATCCGCCCCTTCCGCCAGGATGACTTCCTACGCAGCCTGGAGCACGCGGGGCCGCAGCTCACCTGCGTCCTCAAGGGCGACTGGCTGGGCCTCTACAG GCGGTTTTTCAAGTCCCCGCATTTTGATGGCTGGTACCGGCAGCGGCACAAGGAGATGGCCCAGAAGCTGGAAGCGCTGCACCTCGAGGCCATCTGCGAGGCG AACATCGAGATCTGGATGAAGGACAAGTCTGAGGTAGAGGTCGTGGATCTGGTCCTGAAACTCCAGGAGAGGCTG GTTCGAGCACAGGGCCACCAGCTCCCCGTGAAGGAGGCAACGCTGAAGCGGGCGCGGCTGTACATCGAGACGGTCATTGGCTCTCTGCCCAAGGACCTGCAGGTCGTCCTGTGCCCTCCCTAG
- the DENND6B gene encoding protein DENND6B isoform X2 — protein sequence MRCQGPAHQEFGFCARNAGSNWFRTPQSAQDVCGQGGPTDVGAQEPADEAGVRQEGGQGCAPPLSRGPGSAALGNSPLSAPTDPRSPRSQRRPGGPGCRLLPQASASFQLQLPHCRLKTLSIFRTTEGPKELFIWCTPATSGSRTRRKAASATCPSPTPTQCGGQRRPWHTDDRHCDRGAPASLQREPAHYFGYVYFRQVKDSSLKRGYFQKGPQGLGRHLTGPRALQSLVLVSRLPFVRLFQALLGLVAPEFFDKLAPCLEAACREIDQWPAPVPGRTLNLPVMGVVLQVRLAGWGGMARCLSTPTPPAAASFVPRYTSHPGQTGLNPVLQSSAATRTCYRPRWSLPAPMSWTCSGASGRCWRTCSCCGSSCCWGSRCWSWHPRPPCPRRWCWPWPGGSGRRVRGVARHQPCSLTGPAGPPAAACSPSSSAATTAPTSPSTTASSRSSPRARRPPLAPHPPCRGAQDVRGPSQAGQTEKALEAEDPGHQARSVPLLSSRDPETGLGVGWGRQMCWHRQREGSALPPCPPQASTPRTRPTSTETRPCSDGCLRYRWGGAHQGAGHCARHVKGAQPGRCGSALAPQGLQKKRPSDAQTAVLRRHLLELTQSFIIPLEHYMASLMPLQKSIAPWKTPPQIRPFRQDDFLRSLEHAGPQLTCVLKGDWLGLYRRFFKSPHFDGWYRQRHKEMAQKLEALHLEAICEAVRGLGGGAPGREGTGPEAGEGLGQGCPLSSPQNIEIWMKDKSEVEVVDLVLKLQERLVRAQGHQLPVKEATLKRARLYIETVIGSLPKDLQVVLCPP from the exons ATGCGATGTCAGGGTCCTGCCCACCAGGAGTTTGGGTTCTGTGCTAGAAACGCAGGGAGTAACTGGTTCAGGACCCCCCAGAGCGCACAGGATGTGTGTGGGCAGGGAGGTCCCACCGACGTGGGTGCACAGGAGCCTGCAGACGAGGCAGGGGTCAGACAGGAGGGCGGGCAAGGCTGTGCACCTCCGCTGAGCAGAGGGCCTGGCTCTGCTGCCCTCGGAAACTCTCCTCTCAGCGCCCCCACCGAcccgagaagcccacgcagccAGCGGAGGCCggggggcccaggctgcaggctcctccCCCAGGCGTCCGCGTCCTTCCAGCTGCAGCTCCCGCACTGCCGTCTCAAGACCCTTTCAATCTTCAGAACTACTGAGGGCCCCAAGGAGCTTTTTAT CTGGTGTACCCCAGCGACTTCCGGCTCACGGACAAGGAG AAAAGCAGCATCTGCTACCTGTCCTTCCCCGACTCCCACTCAG TGTGGAGGGCAGAGGCGCCCCTGGCACACGGATGACAGGCACTGTGACCGTGGGGCCCCCGCGTCTCTGCAG AGGGAGCCTGCGCACTACTTTGGCTACGTGTACTTCAGGCAGGTGAAGGACAGCTCGCTGAAGAGGGGCTACTTCCAGAAG GGTCCCCAGGGGCTGGGGCGCCATCTCACCGGCCCTCGGGCCCTGCAGTCTCTGGTGCTGGTGTCCCGCCTGCCCTTCGTCCGGCTGTTCCAGGCGCTGCTGGGCCTGGTCGCCCCCGAGTTCTTCGAcaagctggcaccctgcctggaaGCGG CCTGCAGGGAGATCGACCAGTGGCCGGCGCCCGTGCCGGGGCGGACACTCAACCTGCCTGTCATGGGAGTCGTCCTCCAGGTGCGGCTGGCCGGCTGGGGTGGGATGGCCCGGTGCCTGTCGACACCCACCCCTCCAGCAGCTGCTTCCTTCGTCCCCAGGTACACATCCCATCCCGGGCAGACAGGCCTGAATCCGGTTCTCCAAAGCAGTGCGGCCACGAG aaccTGCTACCGGCCCCGGTGGTCCTTACCAGCACCCATGAGCTGGACCTGTTCAG GTGCTTCCGGCCGGTGCTGGCGCACGTGCAGCTGCTGTGGGAGCTCATGCTGCTGGGGGAGCCGCTGCTGGTCCTGGCACCCTCGCCCGCCGTGTCCTCGGAGATGGTGCTGGCCTTGGCCAGGTGGGTCGGGCCGCCGTGTGAGAGGGGTGGCCCGGCACCAGCCCTGCTCGCTCACGGGCCCCGCGGGCCCCCCCGCAGCTGCCTGCAGCCCCTCAAGTTCTGCTGCGACTACCGCCCCTACTTCACCGTCCACGACAGCGAGTTCAAGGAGTTCTCCACGCGCACGCAGGCCCC cactggccccacatcctccgtGTCGGGGAGCCCAAGATGTCAG GGGACCTTCCCAAGCAGGTCAAACTGAAAAAGCCCTCGAGGCTGAAGACCCTGGACACCAAGCCAGGTCTgtgcccctcctctcctcccggGACCCAGAGACGggccttggggtggggtggggcaggcagatGTGCTGGCACCGCCAAAGGGAGGGGAGCGCGCTaccaccctgccctccccaggcctctACACCGCGTACACGGCCCACCTCCACCGAGACAAGGCCCTGCTCAGACGGCTGCTTAAGGTACCGCTGGGGGGGGGCACACCAGGGGGCGGGACACTGTGCTCGGCATGTGAAGGGGGCGCAGCCGGGGCGCTGTGGCTCAGCCCTCGCCCCCCAGGGCCTGCAGAAGAAGCGGCCGTCGGACGCGCAGACCGCGGTGCTGAGGCGGCACCTCCTGGAGCTCACGCAGAGCTTCATCATCCCGCTG GAGCACTACATGGCCAGCCTCATGCCCCTGCAGAAGAGCATCGCGCCCTGGAAG ACCCCTCCCCAGATCCGCCCCTTCCGCCAGGATGACTTCCTACGCAGCCTGGAGCACGCGGGGCCGCAGCTCACCTGCGTCCTCAAGGGCGACTGGCTGGGCCTCTACAG GCGGTTTTTCAAGTCCCCGCATTTTGATGGCTGGTACCGGCAGCGGCACAAGGAGATGGCCCAGAAGCTGGAAGCGCTGCACCTCGAGGCCATCTGCGAGGCGGtgagggggctgggcgggggagCGCCGGGCAGGGAGGGCACAGGCCCAGAGGCGGGCGAGGGCCTCGGTCAGGGATGCCCCCTCTCGTCCCCGCAGAACATCGAGATCTGGATGAAGGACAAGTCTGAGGTAGAGGTCGTGGATCTGGTCCTGAAACTCCAGGAGAGGCTG GTTCGAGCACAGGGCCACCAGCTCCCCGTGAAGGAGGCAACGCTGAAGCGGGCGCGGCTGTACATCGAGACGGTCATTGGCTCTCTGCCCAAGGACCTGCAGGTCGTCCTGTGCCCTCCCTAG
- the DENND6B gene encoding protein DENND6B isoform X9, translated as MRCQGPAHQEFGFCARNAGSNWFRTPQSAQDVCGQGGPTDVGAQEPADEAGVRQEGGQGCAPPLSRGPGSAALGNSPLSAPTDPRSPRSQRRPGGPGCRLLPQASASFQLQLPHCRLKTLSIFRTTEGPKELFIWCTPATSGSRTRRKAASATCPSPTPTQCGGQRRPWHTDDRHCDRGAPASLQREPAHYFGYVYFRQVKDSSLKRGYFQKGPQGLGRHLTGPRALQSLVLVSRLPFVRLFQALLGLVAPEFFDKLAPCLEAACREIDQWPAPVPGRTLNLPVMGVVLQVRLAGWGGMARCLSTPTPPAAASFVPRYTSHPGQTGLNPVLQSSAATRTCYRPRWSLPAPMSWTCSGASGRCWRTCSCCGSSCCWGSRCWSWHPRPPCPRRWCWPWPGGSGRRVRGVARHQPCSLTGPAGPPAAACSPSSSAATTAPTSPSTTASSRSSPRARRPPLAPHPPCRGAQDVRGPSQAGQTEKALEAEDPGHQARSVPLLSSRDPETGLGVGWGRQMCWHRQREGSALPPCPPQASTPRTRPTSTETRPCSDGCLRYRWGGAHQGAGHCARHVKGAQPGRCGSALAPQGLQKKRPSDAQTAVLRRHLLELTQSFIIPLEHYMASLMPLQKSIAPWKTPPQIRPFRQDDFLRSLEHAGPQLTCVLKGDWLGLYRPARGGCLLPPNRRFFKSPHFDGWYRQRHKEMAQKLEALHLEAICEANIEIWMKDKSEVEVVDLVLKLQERLVRAQGHQLPVKEATLKRARLYIETVIGSLPKDLQVVLCPP; from the exons ATGCGATGTCAGGGTCCTGCCCACCAGGAGTTTGGGTTCTGTGCTAGAAACGCAGGGAGTAACTGGTTCAGGACCCCCCAGAGCGCACAGGATGTGTGTGGGCAGGGAGGTCCCACCGACGTGGGTGCACAGGAGCCTGCAGACGAGGCAGGGGTCAGACAGGAGGGCGGGCAAGGCTGTGCACCTCCGCTGAGCAGAGGGCCTGGCTCTGCTGCCCTCGGAAACTCTCCTCTCAGCGCCCCCACCGAcccgagaagcccacgcagccAGCGGAGGCCggggggcccaggctgcaggctcctccCCCAGGCGTCCGCGTCCTTCCAGCTGCAGCTCCCGCACTGCCGTCTCAAGACCCTTTCAATCTTCAGAACTACTGAGGGCCCCAAGGAGCTTTTTAT CTGGTGTACCCCAGCGACTTCCGGCTCACGGACAAGGAG AAAAGCAGCATCTGCTACCTGTCCTTCCCCGACTCCCACTCAG TGTGGAGGGCAGAGGCGCCCCTGGCACACGGATGACAGGCACTGTGACCGTGGGGCCCCCGCGTCTCTGCAG AGGGAGCCTGCGCACTACTTTGGCTACGTGTACTTCAGGCAGGTGAAGGACAGCTCGCTGAAGAGGGGCTACTTCCAGAAG GGTCCCCAGGGGCTGGGGCGCCATCTCACCGGCCCTCGGGCCCTGCAGTCTCTGGTGCTGGTGTCCCGCCTGCCCTTCGTCCGGCTGTTCCAGGCGCTGCTGGGCCTGGTCGCCCCCGAGTTCTTCGAcaagctggcaccctgcctggaaGCGG CCTGCAGGGAGATCGACCAGTGGCCGGCGCCCGTGCCGGGGCGGACACTCAACCTGCCTGTCATGGGAGTCGTCCTCCAGGTGCGGCTGGCCGGCTGGGGTGGGATGGCCCGGTGCCTGTCGACACCCACCCCTCCAGCAGCTGCTTCCTTCGTCCCCAGGTACACATCCCATCCCGGGCAGACAGGCCTGAATCCGGTTCTCCAAAGCAGTGCGGCCACGAG aaccTGCTACCGGCCCCGGTGGTCCTTACCAGCACCCATGAGCTGGACCTGTTCAG GTGCTTCCGGCCGGTGCTGGCGCACGTGCAGCTGCTGTGGGAGCTCATGCTGCTGGGGGAGCCGCTGCTGGTCCTGGCACCCTCGCCCGCCGTGTCCTCGGAGATGGTGCTGGCCTTGGCCAGGTGGGTCGGGCCGCCGTGTGAGAGGGGTGGCCCGGCACCAGCCCTGCTCGCTCACGGGCCCCGCGGGCCCCCCCGCAGCTGCCTGCAGCCCCTCAAGTTCTGCTGCGACTACCGCCCCTACTTCACCGTCCACGACAGCGAGTTCAAGGAGTTCTCCACGCGCACGCAGGCCCC cactggccccacatcctccgtGTCGGGGAGCCCAAGATGTCAG GGGACCTTCCCAAGCAGGTCAAACTGAAAAAGCCCTCGAGGCTGAAGACCCTGGACACCAAGCCAGGTCTgtgcccctcctctcctcccggGACCCAGAGACGggccttggggtggggtggggcaggcagatGTGCTGGCACCGCCAAAGGGAGGGGAGCGCGCTaccaccctgccctccccaggcctctACACCGCGTACACGGCCCACCTCCACCGAGACAAGGCCCTGCTCAGACGGCTGCTTAAGGTACCGCTGGGGGGGGGCACACCAGGGGGCGGGACACTGTGCTCGGCATGTGAAGGGGGCGCAGCCGGGGCGCTGTGGCTCAGCCCTCGCCCCCCAGGGCCTGCAGAAGAAGCGGCCGTCGGACGCGCAGACCGCGGTGCTGAGGCGGCACCTCCTGGAGCTCACGCAGAGCTTCATCATCCCGCTG GAGCACTACATGGCCAGCCTCATGCCCCTGCAGAAGAGCATCGCGCCCTGGAAG ACCCCTCCCCAGATCCGCCCCTTCCGCCAGGATGACTTCCTACGCAGCCTGGAGCACGCGGGGCCGCAGCTCACCTGCGTCCTCAAGGGCGACTGGCTGGGCCTCTACAG GCCAGCCCGCGGCGGCTGCCTCTTGCCCCCAAACAGGCGGTTTTTCAAGTCCCCGCATTTTGATGGCTGGTACCGGCAGCGGCACAAGGAGATGGCCCAGAAGCTGGAAGCGCTGCACCTCGAGGCCATCTGCGAGGCG AACATCGAGATCTGGATGAAGGACAAGTCTGAGGTAGAGGTCGTGGATCTGGTCCTGAAACTCCAGGAGAGGCTG GTTCGAGCACAGGGCCACCAGCTCCCCGTGAAGGAGGCAACGCTGAAGCGGGCGCGGCTGTACATCGAGACGGTCATTGGCTCTCTGCCCAAGGACCTGCAGGTCGTCCTGTGCCCTCCCTAG